A genomic window from Desulfonatronovibrio magnus includes:
- a CDS encoding pilus assembly FimT family protein — MQKSGVGRIKTPSCSELPTPEGFSLLEMLVVLLIISVTMGLFFGVNFRQKESVVIRSFASELSMFLQAARGQAVADGRTNLCFYYPEKALITDELKGRNIQVPEGVEIVFKDKDHSERYVFASFFSDGSLILEDFFIKSQEHEYHPEADPFMGRVRFGAGE, encoded by the coding sequence ATGCAGAAGTCAGGAGTTGGGAGAATTAAAACGCCCTCTTGCTCAGAACTGCCAACGCCTGAAGGTTTCAGTCTGCTGGAAATGCTTGTGGTGCTGCTGATTATTTCAGTGACCATGGGCCTATTTTTCGGGGTAAATTTCCGGCAGAAAGAATCAGTGGTAATCCGCTCTTTTGCATCGGAGTTGTCCATGTTCCTGCAGGCTGCAAGAGGGCAGGCTGTAGCTGATGGCAGGACCAATCTGTGTTTTTATTATCCTGAAAAGGCTTTGATAACTGATGAACTGAAAGGAAGGAATATTCAGGTGCCCGAAGGAGTTGAAATAGTTTTTAAAGACAAAGATCATTCCGAGAGGTATGTTTTTGCATCTTTTTTTTCTGATGGTTCTTTGATTTTGGAAGACTTTTTCATCAAGTCCCAGGAGCATGAATATCATCCTGAAGCAGACCCGTTCATGGGCAGAGTAAGGTTTGGAGCTGGGGAGTGA
- the gspG gene encoding type II secretion system major pseudopilin GspG: MRNKEILAAKGKQRGFSLIELLIVMIILGLLASLVGPRLFRHVDDARVGTARAQIELLGTALDSYRLDVGRYPTTEQGLQALRREPSGVRNWNGPYLPREIPQDPWGSDYQYRSPGEHGDYDLWSLGADGQPGGEGDNAEVRSWEN; encoded by the coding sequence ATGCGAAACAAAGAAATTCTGGCGGCTAAGGGTAAACAGAGAGGTTTTTCTCTTATTGAACTTTTGATTGTTATGATTATCCTGGGACTTTTGGCCTCTCTGGTGGGGCCCAGGCTTTTCAGGCATGTGGATGACGCTCGTGTGGGTACGGCCAGGGCTCAAATAGAGTTGTTGGGCACTGCTCTTGATTCATATCGTCTGGATGTAGGTCGTTATCCGACAACTGAGCAGGGACTGCAGGCTCTCAGACGCGAGCCAAGCGGAGTGCGCAACTGGAATGGTCCCTATCTGCCGAGGGAAATTCCTCAGGATCCATGGGGCAGTGACTACCAGTACAGATCTCCTGGTGAGCATGGTGACTATGATTTATGGTCTTTAGGTGCTGATGGACAGCCTGGTGGTGAAGGTGACAATGCAGAAGTCAGGAGTTGGGAGAATTAA
- a CDS encoding PulJ/GspJ family protein encodes MSSECRQGFTLIEVLVALVITGTVVTVFFQVLSAAMRLEYSAAERVAETIYMRQAYNLVMAQDVRDDDFQWEGQEDDYQWVLTIEPVETLKTQSESDETLQIDSELYRYVFKYQSKNGRQWVIERYLQHEPDYFSEDFQRIHF; translated from the coding sequence ATGAGCAGTGAATGCAGACAGGGTTTTACCTTGATTGAGGTCCTGGTGGCGCTTGTTATAACAGGTACTGTGGTTACTGTTTTTTTCCAGGTTTTATCGGCTGCTATGCGACTGGAATACAGTGCTGCAGAGAGGGTTGCTGAAACCATTTACATGCGGCAGGCATACAATCTGGTCATGGCTCAGGATGTTCGGGATGATGATTTCCAGTGGGAGGGCCAGGAAGACGATTATCAGTGGGTATTAACCATTGAGCCTGTTGAAACTTTAAAGACTCAATCTGAGTCTGATGAAACATTGCAGATAGACAGTGAGCTTTATAGGTATGTGTTTAAGTATCAGAGCAAAAATGGGCGGCAATGGGTAATCGAGCGCTACCTGCAACATGAACCTGATTATTTCAGTGAAGATTTCCAAAGGATTCACTTTTGA